CAGAGCACGACGTCCACGCCGTCGACGCCGATGAGCTCCCTGGAGAGGTCGTAGACGTTGCCGGTGACGCGGCGCACCGTGGAGCCGAGCGCCTCATGGGCGATGCGGAAGCCCGAGCCCCAGGGCAGCGACGGGTCGTAGCCGGCCTCGATCTCCGCGCGGGCGTTGGGCGGGAAGTCGGCCTGGCGGATGTCGTCGAGGTCCAGCGCGATGACCTCGCCGCCGCGGCGCTCCATCTCGAAGGCCCAGAAGCCGTCGAAGGTCCCGACGTCGAGGCAGCGCTTGCCCGCGAGGTCCTGGGGCAGCGCGCCCGGCGCGAGCGGGCGCAGGTCGCACGACCCGGGCGTCTCGACGCCCGGCGCCAGCTCGATGGTGTGGTACCAGCCGGGGTGCTGGGCGATCTGCTCGCGGAGGTCCATCGCGGCGCGCAGGCTAGCTGCAACGCCTGTTGTCACGCGCGGCGCGCGAGGCGCCTACGGTCGCTTCCATGCTCAAGGGCTTCAAGGACTTCCTCATGCGCGGCAACGTCGTCGACCTCGCCGTCGCGGTCATCATCGGCGCCGCCTTCGGGGGCATCGTGACCGCCCTGTCGAAGGACTTCATCGGCGGGATCATCGGCATCATCGGCGGCACCCCGCGCTTCGACAGCGCGAAGTTCACGGTCAACGGCTCCGACGTGGTCTACGGCTCGACGATCACCGCCGCGATCAACTTCGTCATCGTCGCCGCGGTCATCTACTTCGTGATCGTCGCGCCCATGAAGCGCCTCCAGGAGCGCTTCGTCCAGCCGCCGGCCGACGCCGACACGCCGATCCCCAGCGACGAGGCCGTGCTCCTCACGGAGATCCGCGACCTGCTGCGCGCGCAGGAGCAGCGCCCCTAGCCCCGCCTATCCTCCGGGGTCGATGGACCTCTCGCTGCTCTTCGCGGGCACCGGCGGCTCGGCCCCGACCGCCCGGCGCGGCCTGCCCGCGACGTTCGTGCGCCGCGGGGCCGACAAGCTGCTGTTCGACTGTGGCGAGGGCACGCAGCGCCAGATGCTGCGCAGCGAGGCGGGGCTGCCCGACATCACGCAGGTCTTCCTGACCCACCACCACGCCGACCACTGGCTCGGCCTGCCGGGGATGCTGAAGTCCTTCGACCTGCGCGACCGCGACGAGCCGCTCGAGGTCCTCGGCCCGCCCGGGACCGCGGCGCTCGTCACGGCGGCCATGCAGCTCTCCGGTCGCCCGCGCTCCTACGACCTCGTCCTCACGGACCTCGAGCCGGGCGACGAGGTCCCCTTCGCCGAGGGCTTCACCGTCCATGCCCTGGGCGTCCGCCACCGCGGGGTGGCGCTGGGCTACGCGCTGGTGGAGGACGACCGGCCCGGGCGCTTCGACCCCGACCGCGCGCGCGAGCTCGGCGTGGAGCCGGGGCCGGCGTTCGGCGCGCTGCAGCGGGGCGAGGCCGTGGGCGACGTGACGGCCGACATGGTCGTGGGCCCGACGCGCAGGGGCCGCAAGGTCGTGCTGAGCGGCGACACCGCGCCGTGCGACATGGTCCGCGTGGCGGCCGACGAGGCCGACGTCCTGGTGCACGAGGCGACCTTCGTGCACGAGGAGCTGGCGCGGGCGCTGGACACCGGCCACTCGACCGCCCGGCAGGCCGCCGAGCTGGCCGCCGAGGCCGGCGTGAAGCTCCTGTGCCTCACGCACGTGTCGAGCCGCTTCACCCACCGCCAGGTGCGCGACGAGGCCCGCGCGGTCTTCGCCCACACCGAGGTCCCGCGCGACTTCGACGTCGTCGAGGTCCCGCTGCCCGAGAAGGGCGACCCCGTCCTGCACCGGGCCGCGCGCGACCGTCCCCAGGCCGCCGCGGCGCCCGCTCCGTGAACCTCCGCACCGCCCTCGCGGCCTCCGGCGGCTTCTTCGCCGGGGTGCTGCTCATCGCGATCCTCGGCGGCGCCCGGCCGGCCGGGCCGCCCGAGACCGTCACCGTCACCACACCGGGACAGACCGTCACGGCCGAGCTGGCGCCCGACCCACGGCCGACCGACCCCGGGCCCGACCAGGGCCCCACGGGCGAGGTCGAGCTGCCGTCCGTGGTGGGCGAGCGCCTCGACGTCGCCCGGGCCGTCCTCGAGGACCGCGGCCTCGAGGTCGACACCCGCGGCGGCGGCGCCTTCGGGATCGTCGACGAGTCCAACTGGGTCGTCACGGCCCAGGTCCCCGCCGTCGGCACCGTCGAGCCCGGGGCGACGGTCGTCCTGCGCGTCGACCGCGGCTGAGCGCGCCACGGCGCGATCCGCGCGCGCACCGACCGGGTAGCGCAGAGGGCCATGAGCCCCGACGTGCAGGACCGGGTCGCCGAGGCGACCGGCGCCGACGGCTACGCCCCGCCGGGCGAGGACCGGCCGCTGGCCGCCTACACCGGGCTGTCCGCCACGTTCTTCGCCGCGCTGGGCGGCGGGTTGCTCGCCGCGCGCGCCGCCGGCCGCGAGGTGCCCGACCGTCCGAGCGCCGCCGACGTCGTCCTCGTCGGCCTGGCGACGCAGAAGCTCACGCGGCTCATCGCCAAGGACAAGGTGACCTCCTTCGTCCGCGCGCCGTTCACGCGCTTCCAGGAGTCGACGGGCCACGGGGAGGTCGACGAGGCCGCCCGCGGCACGGGCTTCCAGAAGGCCATGGGCGAGCTGCTGGTCTGTCCGTACTGCCTGGCGCAGTGGGTCGCCGGGGGCTTCGCGGTCGGGCTCGTCGCCGCGCCGCGCACCACCCGGCTCCTGGCGGGCATGTGGACGGCGCAGACGATCGCCGACTTCACGCAGCTCGCGTACAAGGCCGTCGAAGACCGCGCGTGAGCCGCAGCGTCGCCGACCTGGCCTTCCTGTCCGACAGCCGGTCCTGCGCCGTCGTCGACCGCGAGGGCGAGGTCTGCTGGTGGCCTGGGCCGCGCTTCGACGGCCCGAGCCCGTTCACGTCGCTCCTGGACCCCGACGCGGGCCGGTTCCGGATCGCGCCCGCCGGCGGCGTCGAGCGCTGCGAGCGCCACTACCTGGACGGGACGCTCGTGCTGCGCAGCGACCTGCGGGGACCGGGCGGGGCGCTGCGGCTGACCGACGCGCTGGCCCTGCGGCCCGGCGCGGTCGGCCACGAGCTCGGCATGGACCCCATGGACGCGTTGGTGCGCACGGTCGAGGCGCTCGACGGCGACGTCGAGGTGGAGGTCGCCTTCGTGCCGCGCCCGGAGTACGGCCTGGCCGTCCCGCAGGTGCGCCGCGCCGCCGGGGTGCTGGAGACCGTCGGCGGGCCCGAGCGCCTGTTCCTGGTCGACGGCGGCCGCCTCGACGTCGACGGCGCCAAGGCCACCGGGCGCTTCACGCTGCGCGCGGGGGAGACCGCCGGGTTCGTCGTGCGCCGCGTGCCCGCCATCGACGCCGATCCGCCCGCCCCGCTGGACGCCGCCGCCGTGCTCGCGTCGACCGTCGGGACGTGGCGGTCCTGGTCGGCGATGCACCAGGAGGACGGCATCCCGCACGCCGGGCAGGTGGCCTTCGCGGCCCGCGTCCTCCAGGGCCTGACGCACCAGCCCACGGGCGCGGTGGTCGCGGCGGGGACGACGTCGCTGCCCGAGCTCCCGGGCGGCGACGCCAACTGGGACTACCGCTACGCCTGGCTGCGCGACTCGGCGTTCATCGCCCGCGCGCTGCTCGACGCCACGTGCGCCGACGAGGCGGTGCGCTGGTTCGACTGGATCTGCAAGGCGGCGACGAGCTGCCACGAGGCCGCGCACGTGCAGATCGTCTTCGGCCTGGGTGGGGAGCGCCAGCTGGACGAGCGCGAGCTCGACCACCTCGAGGGCTTCGGTGGCGCGCGGCCCGTCCGGGTGGGCAACGCGGCGTGGCGCCAGCAGCAGCTCGACGTGCTCGGCGAGGTCCTCGACGTCGCGCTGCAGCTGCGCGACCACGACCTCCTGGACCTCGACGACTTCACCCAGGACTTCCTCTGCCAGCTCGTCGACCGCGCGGCCGAGCAGTGGCGCGAGCCCGACGCGGGCATGTGGGAGGCGCGCGCCGGCGACGAGCACCACACCGCCTCGAAGGTCATGTGCTGGGTGGCGCTGGACCGCGGGGTGCGGCTCGCCCGCGAGCTCGGCACGCACGCCGACGCCGAGCACTGGGCCGCGGTCGCCGACGAGGTCCGCGGGACCGTCCTGCGCGAGGCCTGGAACGACGACCTGCAGGCCTTCGCCGGGACGCTGGGCGGCGACCAGCTCGACGTCGCGGTGCTCGTCCTGCCGTCGTTCGGCTTCCTCGAGGCGACCGACCCGCGGATGCGCTCCACCGTCGCGGCGATCGAGGAGCGCCTCGGCCGCGACGGCCTGCTCGTGCGCAGCGAGCGCCGACGCGAGGAGCCCGCGTTCCTGCCCGCCTCCTTCTGGCTCGCCGCCGCCCATGCCTGGGCCGGCGACGTCGAGCGCGCCGAGGCGGTCTTCGCCCGCGCCACGGCCTGCGCCAACGACCTCGGTCTGCTCGCCGAGATGGCCGACCTGGAGACCGGCGAGCCGCTGGGCAACGTCCCCCAGGCGCTGACCCACGTCGGGCTCGTGCGTGCGGCGCACGCCATCGGCGAGGCCCGCGAGCGGACCACCGAGACCCCGAAGCAGGAGGTGGCCGCATGAGCCGCACCGTCGTCCTGACCGGCGCCAGCGCCGGCGTGGGGCGCGCCACGGCGCGCATGCTCGCGGCGCGCGGCGACCGCGTCGCGCTCATCGCCCGCAGCACCGTCCAGCTCGAGGCCACCGCGCAGGAGGTCCGCGCGGCCGGCGGCACGCCCCTCGTCCTGCCCTGCGACGTCGCCGACGCCGGGGCGGTCGAGGCGGCCGCGCAGCGTGCCGAGGACGAGCTGGGGCCGATCGACGTCTGGGTCAACGGCGCCATGACCGCCGTGCTCAAGCGCGTGCACGAGACCACGCCCGAGGAGTTCGCGCGCGTGGCCCAGGTGAACTACCTGGGCGCCGTGCACGGGACCCTCGCCGCGCTGGCGCGGATGCGCCCGCGCGACCGCGGCACCATCGTGCAGGTCGGCAGCGCGTTGAGCTACCGCGCCATCCCGCTGCAGGCGACCTACTGCGCGTCGAAGTTCGCGATGCGCGGCTTCACCGACGCGCTGCGCGTCGAGCTGCTCGAGGAGGGCTCGTCGATCCGCGTCACGATGGTCCAGCTGCCGGGGCTGAACACCCCGCAGTTCACCTGGGTGCGCACGAGCCTGCGGCGCCGGCCCAAGCCCGTGGCGCCGTTCTTCCAGCCCGAGCTCGCGGCCGACGCGATCCTGCACGCCATCGAGCACCCCAACCGCGAGCACTGGGTCGGCGGCAACACCGCGGTGATCATCGCCGCCGACAAGCTCGCGCCGCGCGCCGCCGACCTGTACCTCGCCAGGACGAACGTCGAGGGCCAGCAGGACGACACGGCGATCGACCCCGACGCGCGGGAGGACTACGTCTTCTCACCCGTCGAGGAGGACCGGGGCGCGCACGGCCCCTACGACGACGAGGCCGAGACCGGCAGCCGGCAGTGGCGCGCGGCCAAGGCGCTGGACCGCGTCACCGGGCCCCCGGCGCGGGCGCTGTCGGCCCTCGCCCGTCGCGTCGTGGCGCGCTGATAGCGTGAGGGCACGCCCGTCGACGGCGGGCACGAGTCCTTTAACGCGGTCCTGTGAGGCCGGGAAGGAGCAGATGATGGAGCACGAGAAGGTCGTCCTCGACGGGGACGACATGCGGCGCACCCTGGTGCGCATCGCGCACGAGGTGGTGGAGCGCAACGGCGACCCGGAGCGGCTCGCCGTCGTCGGGATCCACCGCCGCGGGGCCGTCCTGGCCCGCCGCCTGCACGGGCTGCTGACCGACCTGCTCGAGCGCGAGCTGCCGCTCGGCGAGCTCGACATCTCCTTCTACCGCGACGACGTGTCGTCGCGGACCGAGCAGCCGGTCGTCCACGCCACGAGCATCGGCTTCGACGTCGACGGCGCGACGATCGTCATCGTCGACGACGTCCTCTACACGGGGCGCACCGTCCGGTCGGCGATCGAGGCCCTCTTCGACTACGGGCGGCCCGCCCGCGTCCAGCTCGCCGTCCTGGCCGACCGCGGCCACCGCGAGCTGCCCTTCCGGCCCGACTACGTCGGCAAGAACCTGCCCACCTCGCGCGCCGAGCGCGTGAACGTCCGCGTCGAGGAGCTCGACGGGGTCGACGAGGTGCGCATCGTCTCCCTCTCGGAGGTGACGGCATGAGGCACCTGCTCTCCATCGAGGAGCTCACGCGCCAGGACATCGAGCGCATCTGCGACCGCGCCACCGCGTTCGCCGAGGTCGCCGAGCGCGAGGTCAAGAAGGTCCCCGCCCTGCGCGGCCGGACCGTGCTCAACCTCTTCTACGAGTCCTCGACGCGCACCCGCTCGAGCTTCGAGCTCGCCGCCAAGCGCCTCAGCGCGGATGTCGTGAACTTCTCGGCCAGCGGGTCGAGCGTCGAGAAGGGCGAGTCGCTCAAGGACACCATCCTCACCCTCACTGCCCACAAGCCCGACGCGATCGTCATCCGCACGCCGTGGGCCGGGGCCGCCGAGCTCGTCTCGCGGTGGGCGCCCGCCGCGGTCGTCAACGCCGGCGACGGCAAGCACGAGCACCCGACCCAGGCGCTGCTGGACGTCCACACGCTGCGCCGCCGGATCGGCGCCCTGGACGGCGCGAAGATCTGGATCGTCGGCGACGTCCTGCACTCCCGCGTCGCGCGCTCGAACATCCTCGCCTTCCGCAAGATGGGCGCCGAGGTCACCGTCGCCGGCCCGCCGACGCTCATCCCGCGCGGCATCGAGGAGGCGCTGGGCTGCGAGGTCCGCTACACGCTCGACGAGCTCAACGAGGCCGACGTCGTCTACGCGCTGCGGATGCAGAACGAGCGGATGACCGAGGCGTGGATCCCGAGCCTGCGCGAGTACGCGTCGGCCTACCAGGTCAACGGCCGGCGCCTGCACCCGCGCCAGGTGCTCATGCACCCCGGGCCGGTGAACCGCGGGGTGGAGCTCAGTGGCGAGGTCGTCGACTCGCCCCAGGCCGTCATCACCGCGCAGGTCGCCTCGGGCGTCGTCGTGCGGATGGCGGTGCTCTACGAGGTCCTCGCGGGCGCGCGGACCGAGGCGCCGACGCCGGTGACCGCATGACCGCGTCGCTGCTGGTCCGCGCCCCGGCGCCCGCCGTGACGCTCCTCGTCCGCGGCGCGCACGTCCTCGACCCGCGCGAGGCGCTCGACGGGCCCATGGACGTCCTGGTGCGCGACGGCGAGGTCGCCCAGCTCGCCGACGCCGGGACGCTCGACGCGCCCGACGGCGCCGAGGTCGTCGACGGCGCGGGCAAGCACCTGCTGCCCGCCTTCGTCGACCCGCACGTCCACCTGCGCACCCCCGGCCAGGAGCACAAGGAGGACCTCGAGACCGGCACCCGCGCCGCGGCCGCCGGCGGGTTCTGCGCCGTGCTGGCGATGCCGAACACCGACCCGGTCCTCGACTCGCCCTCCATCCTCGGCTCGCTGCGCGACGCCGCCGCGCGCGACGCGCGCGTGCCCGTCGGCTTCGTCCCCGCCATCACCCGCGGCCTGCACGGCCAGGAGCTGACGGAGATGGCCGCACTGCGCGAGCTCGGCGCGGCGGGCTTCACCGACGACGGCCGCCCGGTGGTGTCAGCGGGGATGCTGCGCAAGGCGCTGCAGTACCAGCGCCTGTGCGGCGGCGTGCTCGCCCTCCACGAGGAGGACCCGTCGCTCTCGGGCGCCGGCGTCATGCGCGAGGGCGTGGTGAGCGCGCTGCTCGGCGTCGCCGGGATCCCGTCGATCAGCGAGTCGACGATGGTCGCGCGCGACGCGCAGATCGCCGGCTACGAGGGCGGGCGCGTCCACTTTCAGCACCTGAGCTCGGTCGACTCGGTCGAGGCCGTCGCCCGCGCGAAGGAGCAGGGCATCCAGGTGACCTGCGAGGCCAGCCCGCACCACCTCACGCTCACCGACGAGGCGGTCCGCGGCCTGGACACGTCGATGAAGATGAACCCGCCGCTGGGCACCGAGGCCGACCGCCAGGCGCTCATCGAGGGTCTGCGCTCGGGCGTCGTGGACTGCATCGCGACCGACCACGCCCCGCACGCGCGCGACGAGAAGGAGGTCCCCTTCGAGCAGGCGCCCATGGGCACCACCGGGCTCGAGACGTCCTTCGCCGTCGTGCACACCGAGCTCGTCCGGCCCGGGGTCCTGCCGCTGGACCTCGTCGTCGAGCGGCTCACCAGCGGCGGCGCGCTCTTCGGCCTGCCGCTGCCGCGGATCGCCGTGGGCGAGGAGGCCAACCTCACGCTGGTCGACCTCGCCGCGCAGTGGACCGCCGGCGAGAACGGCTGGGAGAGCCGCTCCGCCAACTCCTGCTTCACCGGCCGTCGCCTGCACGGCCGCGTCCTGCTCACCGTCGCGGCCGGCTCCGTCGCCTTCCGCACCCGCCAGTTCGAGGTCGTCTCCTAAGTGTCTGCCTACGTCCTGCTCGAAGACGGCACCCGCTTCGACGGCGATGCCTGCGGCGCCGACGCCGCCGCCGTCGGCGAGGTCGTCTTCACCACCGGCATGTCCGGCTACCAGGAGTCGATGACCGACGCCTCGTTCGCCGGCCAGCTCATCACCTTCACCTACCCGCACATCGGCAACTACGGGGTGTCGGCGGCGCACATGGAGAGCGACCGGGTCTGGGCCCGCGCCGCGATCATGCGCGACGCGCGCAACGCCGAGGACGCGCCCGACGCGGAGATGGGCTGGCTGGACTGGCTGCGCGACTGCGGCATCCCGGCCGTCACGGGCGTCGACACGCGCGCGCTGGTCCGCCACATCCGCGAGGCCGGCTCGATGAAGGGCGGCGTCTTCCCCGGCACGATGTCCGAGGACGAGGCGCGGCGCCTCATCGACGCCGAGCCGTCGATGGTCGGGCGCGACCTCGCCCGGGAGGTGACGCCGAAGGAGGCCACGACGCACGGGCCGGTCGACGGGGTGCGCATCCACGCCATCGACACGGGCATCAAGACGTCGATCGTCCGCCACCTCACCGACCGCGGCGCGCGCGTGACGCTGCACCCGTGCTCGGTGACCAGCGAGGAGCTGCTGGCCACGGACGCCGACGGCTTCTTCCTGGCCAACGGCCCCGGCGACCCGGCCGCGCTGGGCCACATCGTCGCGACGATCCGCGACCTCGTCGGCAAGAAGCCGGTGTGGGGCATCTGCCTCGGCCACCAGCTGCTCTGCCAGGCCGTCGGCCTCGAGACGTTCAAGCTGCCCTTCGGCCACCGCGGGGCCAACCACCCCGTCAAGGACCTGACGACCGGCCACATCGAGATCACCTCCCAGAACCACGGCTTCGCCGTGGTCGGGCCGGGCGGCGCGCACACCATCGACACCGACGAGGCGGTGCGCTGGGAGACCGACTTCGGGGCCGCCCAGCTCACCCACGTGAACCTCTACGACCGCACCGTCGAGGGCCTGCAGCTGCTCGACGTCCCGGGCGGCACCGTCCAGTACCACCCGGAGGCGGGCCCCGGCCCGCACGACGCGCTCTACCAGTTCGACCGCTTCATCGAGTCCATCAAGGAGGCTGCGTGATGCCGCGGCGTGACGACATCCGCAAGATCCTCATCCTCGGCTCGGGCCCGATCGTCATCGGCCAGGCCGCGGAGTTCGACTACTCGGGCGTCCAGGCGTGCAAGGTCCTGCGCGACGAGGGCTACGAGATCGTCCTGGTCAACTCGAACCCGGCGACGATCATGACCGACCCGGAGTTCGCCGACGCGACGTACGTCGAGCCGCTGCTGCCCGGGCCGGTCGCCCAGGTCATCGAGAAGGAGCGCCCCGACGCGCTGCTGCCGACGCTCGGCGGCCAGACCGCGCTGAACCTCGCCAAGGCCCTGGCCGAGGACGGGACGCTCGAGCGCTTCGGCGTCGAGCTCATCGGCGCCAACTACGACGCGATCAACTGCGCCGAGGACCGCGACCTCTTCCGCGAGGCGATGGAGCGCGCGGGCCTGGCGATGCCGGCCAGCGCGATCGCCACCACCGTCGACGAGGCCCTGGGCGCGCTCGACGAGATCGGGCTGCCGTGCATCATCCGCCCGGCGTTCACGCTCGGCGGGCGCGGCGGCGGCATCGCCCGCACCGAGGAGCAGTTCCGCACGATCGTCGGCCGCGGGCTGGCCGCCTCGCCGATCTCCCAGGTCCTGCTGGACCAGTCGGTCCTCGGCTGGGGCGAGTACGAGCTCGAGGTCATGCGCGACCGCAACGACAACGTCGTGATCGTGTGCTCCATCGAGAACGTCGACCCGATGGGCGTGCACACCGGCGACAGCGTCACCGTCGCGCCGCAGCAGACGCTCACCGACCGCCTGTACCAGCAGCTGCGCGACCAGGCGATCGCCGTCATCCGCGCCGTCGGCGTCGAGACGGGCGGCTCGAACGTGCAGTTCGCGGTGAACGCGGAGACCGAGGAGATCCTCGTCATCGAGATGAACCCGCGGGTGTCGCGCTCGAGCGCGCTGGCCTCGAAGGCCACCGGGTTCCCGATCGCGAAGATCGCCGCGCGCCTCGCGGTGGGCTACGCCCTGGACGAGATCCCCAACGACATCACGAAGCTCACGCCGGCGAGCTTCGAGCCGACGATCGACTACGTCGTCGTCAAGTGGCCGCGCTTCGCCTTCGAGAAGTTCGCCGGCGCCAACGCCGAGCTCTCGACGCACATGAAGAGCGTGGGGGAGGCGATGGCCATCGGCCGGACGTTCGGCCAGGCGTTCGCCAAGGCGATGCGCTCGCGCGAGCTGGACACCGTCCCGCGCCTGGAGGGCGTCGCGACGGAGGAGCTGCTCGAACGCCTCGAGCACCCGTCGTCGGACCGCTACGACCTCCTGCTCGAGGCGCTGCGCCGCGGCGCGACGATCGAGGAGGTCCACGCGCGCACGAGCATCGACCTCTGGTTCCTGCGCGAGTTCGCCGTCCTGGCCGCCGACCCCGAGGCGCCGTTCGCCGGTCACCGGTCCTTCAAGGCGGTCGACACCTGCGCGGCGGAGTTCCCGGCCCGCACGCCGTACTTCTACTCGGGCTGGGAGCGCCAGCAGTCCCACGAGGTCGACCGCGGCGAGACGCCCTCGGTGGTCATCCTCGGCGCGGGCCCCAACCGCATCGGCCAGGGCATCGAGTTCGACTACTGCTGCGTGCACGCCGCGATGACCGTGCGCGCCTCGGGCCGCGACGCGGTGATGGTCAACTGCAACCCCGAGACGGTCTCGACGGACTACGACACGTCCGACCGCCTGTACTTCGAGCCGCTGACCCTCGAGGACGTCCTGGGCGTGCTCGAGGTCGAGCGGCCCGAGGGCGTCATCGTCCAGTTCGGCGGCCAGACGCCGCTCAAGCTCGCGCGCGGCCTCGAGGAGGCGGGCGTGCGCATCCTCGGGACGAGCGTCGACGCGATCGACCTCGCGGAGGACCGCGGGCGCTTCGGCGACCTGCTGGAGCGCCTGGGCTACAAGGCGCCGCCCTACGCGACGGCGACCTCGATCGACGAGGCGCTGACGCGCGCCGAGCAGGTCGGCTTCCCGCTGCTGGTGCGCCCCAGCTACGTGCTCGGCGGCCGCGCGATGGAGATCGTCTACTCGGTCGACGGCCTGGCCGACTACCTCGAGCGCCACGCCCGCGACGACCGCGAGATCTTCCTCGACCGGTTCCTGGAGAACGCCATCGAGGTCGACGTCGACGCGCTGTGCGACGGCGACGACGTCTGGGTCGGCGGGATCATGCAGCACGTCGAGGAGGCCGGGATCCACTCGGGCGACTCGGCCTGCGTCCTGCCGCCGCACTCGCTCGGGCCGGAGATGCTCGAGCGCATCCGGGAGGCGACGCGCGGCATCGCGCTCGGCCTCGGCGTCGTCGGCCTGCTCAACGTCCAGTACGCGGTCCACGGCGGCGAGCTGTTCGTCATCGAGGCCAACCCGCGGGCGTCGCGCACGGTGCCCTTCGTCTCCAAGGCGATCGGCGTGCCGCTGGCCAAGAAGGCCTGCGAGCTCATGCTCGGCGCGAAGCTCGGCGACCTCGACCTGCCGGCCGACCCGCTGTCGGTCGGCCACGTGAGCGTCAAGGAGGCCGTGCTGCCGTTCGACCGCTTCGAGGGCTCCGACGCGCTGCTGGGCCCGGAGATGCGCTCGACGGGCGAGGTCATGGGGGTGGCCCGCGACTTCCCGACGGCGTTCGCCAAGGCCCAGGCCGCGGCGGGCGCGTCGCTGCCGTCGAGCGGCACGGTCTTCCTGTCGGTCACCGACCACGACAAGGCGGGCGCCGTGGCGATCGGCCAGACCCTGCACGACCACGGCTTCCGCATCGTCGCCACGCGCGGCACGGCGGAGGCGCTGGCGCGGATGGGCATCCCGGCCCAGGCGCTCAACAAGATCGGCGAGGGCTCGCCGCACGTCGTCGACGCCATCGAGGACGGGCAGGTGGACCTCGTGGTCAACACGCCCACCGGCTCGGGCGCGCGCTCGGACGGCTGGGAGATCCGCCGCGCGGCGACCGCCCGCGGCGTGCCGTGCCTGACGACGCTGTCGGCCGGCCTCAGCGCGGCGCGGGCGATCGTGCGCGGGCAGGCCGCCGCGCCCGAGGTGCTGTCGCTGCAGGAGCTGCACGCGGTCAAGCCCGAGGCGGTGGCGTGAGCGCGACCGCCGAGCCGGCGGCGGCGCCGTTCGGCCGGCGGCGCG
The DNA window shown above is from Conexibacter sp. SYSU D00693 and carries:
- a CDS encoding class I SAM-dependent methyltransferase, which produces MDLREQIAQHPGWYHTIELAPGVETPGSCDLRPLAPGALPQDLAGKRCLDVGTFDGFWAFEMERRGGEVIALDLDDIRQADFPPNARAEIEAGYDPSLPWGSGFRIAHEALGSTVRRVTGNVYDLSRELIGVDGVDVVLCGTILQHLRDPVKALENMRGVLRRGGVVLMVESYSAPLSRRHPRRPVSEFRPATPGSIYTWWVPNLAGLNAWALAAGLEPTGAPAVRHKPIRGAGPGDRIAALTLRPKPLG
- the mscL gene encoding large conductance mechanosensitive channel protein MscL codes for the protein MLKGFKDFLMRGNVVDLAVAVIIGAAFGGIVTALSKDFIGGIIGIIGGTPRFDSAKFTVNGSDVVYGSTITAAINFVIVAAVIYFVIVAPMKRLQERFVQPPADADTPIPSDEAVLLTEIRDLLRAQEQRP
- the rnz gene encoding ribonuclease Z, giving the protein MDLSLLFAGTGGSAPTARRGLPATFVRRGADKLLFDCGEGTQRQMLRSEAGLPDITQVFLTHHHADHWLGLPGMLKSFDLRDRDEPLEVLGPPGTAALVTAAMQLSGRPRSYDLVLTDLEPGDEVPFAEGFTVHALGVRHRGVALGYALVEDDRPGRFDPDRARELGVEPGPAFGALQRGEAVGDVTADMVVGPTRRGRKVVLSGDTAPCDMVRVAADEADVLVHEATFVHEELARALDTGHSTARQAAELAAEAGVKLLCLTHVSSRFTHRQVRDEARAVFAHTEVPRDFDVVEVPLPEKGDPVLHRAARDRPQAAAAPAP
- a CDS encoding PASTA domain-containing protein, whose product is MNLRTALAASGGFFAGVLLIAILGGARPAGPPETVTVTTPGQTVTAELAPDPRPTDPGPDQGPTGEVELPSVVGERLDVARAVLEDRGLEVDTRGGGAFGIVDESNWVVTAQVPAVGTVEPGATVVLRVDRG
- a CDS encoding DUF1360 domain-containing protein gives rise to the protein MSPDVQDRVAEATGADGYAPPGEDRPLAAYTGLSATFFAALGGGLLAARAAGREVPDRPSAADVVLVGLATQKLTRLIAKDKVTSFVRAPFTRFQESTGHGEVDEAARGTGFQKAMGELLVCPYCLAQWVAGGFAVGLVAAPRTTRLLAGMWTAQTIADFTQLAYKAVEDRA
- a CDS encoding glycoside hydrolase family 15 protein; the protein is MSRSVADLAFLSDSRSCAVVDREGEVCWWPGPRFDGPSPFTSLLDPDAGRFRIAPAGGVERCERHYLDGTLVLRSDLRGPGGALRLTDALALRPGAVGHELGMDPMDALVRTVEALDGDVEVEVAFVPRPEYGLAVPQVRRAAGVLETVGGPERLFLVDGGRLDVDGAKATGRFTLRAGETAGFVVRRVPAIDADPPAPLDAAAVLASTVGTWRSWSAMHQEDGIPHAGQVAFAARVLQGLTHQPTGAVVAAGTTSLPELPGGDANWDYRYAWLRDSAFIARALLDATCADEAVRWFDWICKAATSCHEAAHVQIVFGLGGERQLDERELDHLEGFGGARPVRVGNAAWRQQQLDVLGEVLDVALQLRDHDLLDLDDFTQDFLCQLVDRAAEQWREPDAGMWEARAGDEHHTASKVMCWVALDRGVRLARELGTHADAEHWAAVADEVRGTVLREAWNDDLQAFAGTLGGDQLDVAVLVLPSFGFLEATDPRMRSTVAAIEERLGRDGLLVRSERRREEPAFLPASFWLAAAHAWAGDVERAEAVFARATACANDLGLLAEMADLETGEPLGNVPQALTHVGLVRAAHAIGEARERTTETPKQEVAA
- a CDS encoding SDR family oxidoreductase is translated as MSRTVVLTGASAGVGRATARMLAARGDRVALIARSTVQLEATAQEVRAAGGTPLVLPCDVADAGAVEAAAQRAEDELGPIDVWVNGAMTAVLKRVHETTPEEFARVAQVNYLGAVHGTLAALARMRPRDRGTIVQVGSALSYRAIPLQATYCASKFAMRGFTDALRVELLEEGSSIRVTMVQLPGLNTPQFTWVRTSLRRRPKPVAPFFQPELAADAILHAIEHPNREHWVGGNTAVIIAADKLAPRAADLYLARTNVEGQQDDTAIDPDAREDYVFSPVEEDRGAHGPYDDEAETGSRQWRAAKALDRVTGPPARALSALARRVVAR
- the pyrR gene encoding bifunctional pyr operon transcriptional regulator/uracil phosphoribosyltransferase PyrR, with protein sequence MEHEKVVLDGDDMRRTLVRIAHEVVERNGDPERLAVVGIHRRGAVLARRLHGLLTDLLERELPLGELDISFYRDDVSSRTEQPVVHATSIGFDVDGATIVIVDDVLYTGRTVRSAIEALFDYGRPARVQLAVLADRGHRELPFRPDYVGKNLPTSRAERVNVRVEELDGVDEVRIVSLSEVTA
- a CDS encoding aspartate carbamoyltransferase catalytic subunit; this translates as MRHLLSIEELTRQDIERICDRATAFAEVAEREVKKVPALRGRTVLNLFYESSTRTRSSFELAAKRLSADVVNFSASGSSVEKGESLKDTILTLTAHKPDAIVIRTPWAGAAELVSRWAPAAVVNAGDGKHEHPTQALLDVHTLRRRIGALDGAKIWIVGDVLHSRVARSNILAFRKMGAEVTVAGPPTLIPRGIEEALGCEVRYTLDELNEADVVYALRMQNERMTEAWIPSLREYASAYQVNGRRLHPRQVLMHPGPVNRGVELSGEVVDSPQAVITAQVASGVVVRMAVLYEVLAGARTEAPTPVTA